The following proteins are co-located in the Pedobacter sp. FW305-3-2-15-E-R2A2 genome:
- a CDS encoding fasciclin domain-containing protein — MLKIIKTSAAILGVMCCMLMSCSKDGYFVDTGVHNAKYNGTILQYLKAKPVLFDSLVMAIDAAGMNEVFEKENITFFAPANSCIHKAVKWLNEDLRSEGRDTVSKLTQIKPEVWKAVFSKYIFKGSYVLKDIPQIDTLDLAAFGGQGYGSYGGRSMNIGVFYNDANGIKYVGYRQLVLSFIPDFSNPKTGLIHTPIATSDIQPTNGVIHVLRYQGHSLDFESRRFITSAKSAGISKANE, encoded by the coding sequence ATGTTAAAGATAATTAAAACAAGCGCGGCTATACTAGGTGTGATGTGCTGTATGCTAATGTCCTGTTCGAAGGATGGCTATTTTGTGGATACCGGCGTTCATAACGCTAAATACAATGGTACCATCCTGCAATACCTTAAAGCTAAACCGGTACTTTTTGATAGTCTGGTGATGGCCATCGATGCTGCCGGAATGAACGAAGTATTTGAAAAGGAGAACATCACATTTTTTGCTCCTGCCAATTCCTGCATACATAAAGCCGTGAAATGGTTAAATGAGGATTTAAGAAGTGAGGGCAGAGATACCGTCTCTAAATTAACACAGATTAAACCAGAAGTATGGAAGGCAGTTTTTTCGAAGTACATCTTCAAAGGATCGTATGTCTTGAAAGATATTCCCCAGATTGATACGTTGGATTTGGCTGCTTTTGGAGGACAAGGCTATGGCTCTTACGGTGGTCGTTCCATGAATATCGGGGTATTTTACAATGATGCGAATGGAATAAAGTATGTAGGCTACCGTCAGTTGGTGCTGTCTTTTATTCCGGATTTTTCTAATCCCAAAACGGGGTTAATCCATACCCCAATTGCTACATCAGATATCCAGCCGACAAATGGGGTGATACACGTACTTCGTTATCAGGGGCATTCTCTTGACTTCGAGAGCAGACGGTTTATCACCTCTGCTAAGTCGGCCGGTATTTCGAAAGCAAATGAATAG